One stretch of Maylandia zebra isolate NMK-2024a linkage group LG13, Mzebra_GT3a, whole genome shotgun sequence DNA includes these proteins:
- the LOC112435180 gene encoding uncharacterized protein LOC112435180, whose product MEAKLRVIIDDQIEKLVLPSGIPPTLEELQSVVKDTFGISNDFSLQYFDPEFQDYFTLHRADQIKDKDTVKVVGITPVMISLTPVDDSFGSPSGQLSDYDSSYAESVVSNADSAATTSSQDTIILKRQKTTERCEPWPKQFPIPQFAYETEMYLERATEEYKKNGNLLPTSKIKTDILEKLAETIFTFTAYPSSAQVSYVAEALVTKYPCLKEPGSFSGYYGWQQSIKYKMANYRTKLRGFGVPELTCNAMKHKSPGDQKSANKVKKPRKAEVNYLPPYPAGEDEDSQEEERIQLLTEVKKRDNNKVIKEKMDKTFAHRRHEIVNLSPSIEDIKARWPALFEASHLQDEFYRITLVHLEPKFMSMLDEYTPKLLALFHSKGGAMGLKLQAIIAKSPSNPSNNITRNLVIQCLMVYLGESIDQLIKEYSDADEDGGSQDLSEQRMKIYKIKAVGSEEDDIGIVLEGVRVMPALGNFPRACAMLVGLTYAVDLAYPKELKYTLEVFQKLFLELDCAKLSPKVNSLKNKLLA is encoded by the exons ATGGAGGCAAAGCTTCGTGTAATTATTGATGACCAAATCGAGAAGTTGGTTCTTCCATCAGGGATCCCACCAACATTGGAGGAGCTGCAGAGTGTTGTGAAGGATACTTTTGGGATTTCAAATGACTTCAGTCTTCAGTATTTTGACCCAGAATTCCAGGACTACTTCACTCTTCACAGAGCTGACCAgataaaagacaaagacactgtGAAGGTTGTTGGCATCACCCCGGTCATGATAAGCTTGACTCcggttgatgacagttttggcagcccctctggccaactgTCTGACTATGACTCCTCATATGCTGAGTCAGTTGTATCCAATGCAGACTCTGCTGCAACTACTTCTTCTCAGGACACCATTATTCTCAAAAGGCAGAAGACCACAGAACGTTGTGAGCCCTGGCCGAAACAGTTCCCCATTCCAcagtttgcatatgaaactgagATGTACCTGGAAAGAGCCACTGAGGAGTATAAAAAGAATGGAAATCTTCTGCCCACCTCCAAAATAAAGACTGATATTCTTGAGAAGTTGGCTGAAACTATATTTACATTTACGGCCTATCCTTCAAGTGCACAGGTTAGTTATGTTGCTGAGGCACTTGTGACAAAATACCCTTGTCTCAAGGAACCTGGCTCTTTCTCAGGTTATTATGGTTGGCAACAAAGCATCAAATACAAGATGGCCAATTATCGTACAAAACTTAGAGGGTTTGGTGTTCCTGAGTTGACATGCAATGCCATGAAACACAAGAGTCCAGGTGACCAGAAGTCtgcaaataaagtgaaaaagcCTCGGAAAGCAGAGGTAAATTACCTTCCGCCATATCCAGCAGGTGAAGATGAGGACAGTCAAGAAGAAGAGAGAATTCAGTTGCTTACTGAAGTCAAGAAAAGAGACAACAACAaagtgataaaagaaaaaatggataaaacatttgcacatagaCGACATGAAATTGTCAACCTGTCCCCCAGCATTGAAGACATCAAAGCCAGATGGCCAGCATTGTTTGAGGCATCTCAT CTGCAGGATGAGTTCTACAGGATCACCCTGGTACACCTTGAACCCAAATTCATGTCCATGCTGGATGAGTACACTCCCAAACTGTTGGCCCTTTTCCATTCCAAGGGGGGAGCCATGGGATTGAAGTTGCAGGCTATCATAGCCAAG TCACCAAGCAATCCTAGCAATAACATAACCAGAAATCTGGTTATTCAGTGCTTGATGGTGTACCTTGGGGAGTCCATTGATCAACTGATCAAAGAGTACAGT gATGCTGATGAGGATGGTGGGTCACAAGATCTTTCTGAACAGAGGATGAAAATCTACAAAATCAAGGCTGTTGGATCTGAGGAGGATGACATTGGCATTGTGCTGGAGGGTGTGAGAGTTATGCCTGCTCTGGGCAATTTTCCAAGAGCATGCGCAATGCTGGTTGGATTGACATATGCAGTCGATCTTGCCTATCCCAAAGAGCTAAAATACACCTTGGAAGTATTCCAGAAACTTTTCCTTGAACTGGATTGTGCTAAGCTCTCACCAAAAGTGAACAGCCTCAAGAACAAGTTATTGGCTTAA